In one window of Streptomyces kaniharaensis DNA:
- a CDS encoding fumarylacetoacetate hydrolase family protein yields the protein MKLAALTIDGARRTGALVEADAAVALLPEPLGTVDDLVRGGPDALAAVRAALAEAPSVKLADVRLEAPLQRFNRDILCTGWNYWDHFEESRGKRGGQDPADRPTRPTFFTKGPDTVIGPADDIAYDPALSAQWDYEAEIALVIGRDGRSIPESEALRHVFGYLVANDVSQRDLQRAHGGQWLKGKSIDATMPLGPWLTTADEVPDPGCLQVQCEVNGELRQDASSAQMAFPIARLIAELSQGMTLRAGDVLLTGTPSGIGSARDPQIFLRDGDLVVTRVGGLGELRNRVVRTSLL from the coding sequence ATGAAACTCGCAGCTCTCACGATCGACGGCGCCCGGCGGACCGGCGCCCTCGTCGAGGCCGACGCGGCGGTGGCGCTGCTGCCCGAGCCGCTCGGCACCGTCGACGACCTCGTCCGCGGCGGCCCGGACGCCCTGGCGGCGGTACGGGCCGCGCTGGCGGAAGCCCCGTCGGTCAAGCTCGCGGACGTCCGGCTGGAAGCGCCCCTCCAGCGCTTCAACCGCGACATCCTCTGCACCGGCTGGAACTACTGGGACCACTTCGAGGAGTCCCGCGGCAAGCGCGGCGGGCAGGACCCGGCCGACCGCCCCACCCGTCCGACCTTCTTCACCAAGGGCCCGGACACCGTCATCGGCCCGGCCGACGACATCGCCTACGACCCCGCCCTCTCCGCCCAGTGGGACTACGAGGCCGAGATCGCCCTGGTCATCGGTCGCGACGGCCGGTCGATCCCGGAGTCCGAGGCCCTGCGCCACGTCTTCGGCTACCTCGTCGCCAACGACGTCTCCCAGCGCGACCTCCAGCGGGCGCACGGCGGGCAGTGGCTCAAGGGCAAGAGCATCGACGCCACCATGCCGCTCGGCCCCTGGCTCACCACCGCCGACGAGGTGCCCGATCCCGGCTGCCTCCAGGTGCAGTGCGAGGTCAACGGCGAGCTGCGGCAGGACGCGTCCAGCGCCCAGATGGCCTTCCCGATCGCCCGGCTCATCGCCGAGCTGAGCCAGGGCATGACCCTGCGCGCCGGGGACGTCCTGCTCACCGGCACACCGAGCGGCATCGGCAGCGCGCGCGATCCGCAGATCTTCCTGCGTGACGGCGACCTCGTCGTCACCCGGGTCGGCGGCCTCGGCGAGCTGCGCAACCGGGTCGTACGGACGTCGCTGCTGTGA
- a CDS encoding PaaX family transcriptional regulator, which produces MTAGHEESPGAGRDARHGPLIITSFGLYARGEENWLSVASVVRLMGDLGVEPQAVRSSIHRLKRRGVLASDRHAGAAGYSLVPSVLETLAEGDVRIFERVRAGAEDGWIVVIFSVPESERQKRHELRTSLTRLGFGTAAPGVWVAPGNLAAETRRTLDRRGLSAYVDIFSGEHYAFGDLRSKVRSWWDLAELTELYGEFIARYRPVLDKVKASGVTPLEAFQVYVPMLTQWRRLPYRDPGLPLSLLPEDWNGVSAGALFDELNVTLSTGAREHALAVIHAER; this is translated from the coding sequence GTGACGGCCGGGCATGAGGAGTCTCCAGGGGCCGGCCGCGACGCCCGGCACGGCCCGCTGATCATCACCAGCTTCGGCCTCTACGCGCGGGGCGAGGAGAACTGGCTCTCCGTCGCGTCGGTGGTCCGGCTCATGGGCGACCTCGGGGTCGAGCCGCAGGCCGTCCGGTCCTCGATCCACCGCCTCAAGCGGCGCGGGGTGCTGGCGAGCGATCGGCACGCGGGCGCGGCCGGCTACTCCCTCGTGCCGTCGGTGCTGGAGACGCTCGCCGAGGGCGACGTCCGGATCTTCGAGCGCGTCCGAGCCGGCGCCGAGGACGGCTGGATCGTGGTGATCTTCTCCGTCCCCGAGTCCGAGCGGCAGAAGCGCCACGAGTTGCGGACCAGCCTGACCCGCCTCGGCTTCGGCACCGCCGCGCCCGGCGTCTGGGTCGCCCCCGGCAACCTGGCCGCCGAGACGCGCCGGACCCTGGACCGCCGCGGGCTCTCCGCCTACGTCGACATCTTCAGCGGCGAGCACTACGCCTTCGGCGACCTGCGCTCGAAGGTGCGCAGCTGGTGGGACCTCGCCGAACTCACCGAGCTGTACGGGGAGTTCATCGCCCGCTACCGCCCGGTGCTGGACAAGGTGAAGGCCTCCGGCGTCACCCCGCTGGAGGCCTTCCAGGTCTACGTCCCGATGCTCACCCAGTGGCGCCGCCTCCCGTACCGCGACCCGGGCCTGCCGCTGTCGCTGCTTCCCGAGGACTGGAACGGTGTCAGTGCCGGCGCCCTGTTCGACGAGCTCAACGTGACGCTGAGTACGGGCGCACGGGAACACGCGCTCGCGGTGATCCACGCCGAGCGGTGA